Proteins encoded in a region of the Mycobacterium branderi genome:
- a CDS encoding O-succinylhomoserine sulfhydrylase gives MSDDHSIRVPPPLPDGVGPATIGVRGGILRSQFEETAEAMYLASGYVYESAAAAEKAFTGEVDRYVYSRYGNPTITMFEERLRLIEGAPAAFATASGMAAVFTSLGALLGAGDRLVAARSLFGSCFVVCNEILPRWGVETVFVDGDDLSQWEQALSVPTQAVFFETPSNPMQSLVDIAAVVEMSHAAGAKVVLDNVFATPLLQQGFPLGVDVVVYSGTKHLDGQGRVLGGAILGDKEYIDGPVQKLMRHTGPAISAFNAWILLKGLETLAVRVHHANASAQRVAEFLDGHPAVRWVRYPFLPSHPQHDLAKRQMSGGGTVVTFELDAPESTAKQRAFDVLDKLQLIDISNNLGDAKSLVTHPATTTHRAMGPEGRAAIGLGDGVVRISVGLEDTEDLIADLDRALG, from the coding sequence ATGAGCGACGACCACTCCATCAGAGTTCCGCCGCCGCTGCCCGACGGTGTTGGCCCGGCCACCATCGGGGTGCGCGGTGGAATCTTGCGGTCGCAGTTCGAAGAAACCGCGGAGGCAATGTATTTGGCCTCCGGTTACGTCTACGAGTCGGCGGCCGCCGCGGAAAAGGCTTTCACCGGCGAGGTGGACCGCTACGTCTACTCCCGCTACGGCAATCCGACGATCACGATGTTCGAGGAACGGCTGCGGCTCATCGAGGGGGCGCCGGCCGCGTTCGCCACGGCCAGCGGCATGGCGGCGGTGTTCACCTCACTGGGCGCACTGCTGGGCGCCGGCGACCGGTTGGTTGCCGCGCGCAGCCTGTTCGGCTCGTGCTTCGTGGTGTGCAACGAGATCCTGCCGCGCTGGGGAGTCGAGACGGTTTTCGTCGACGGCGACGACCTGTCGCAGTGGGAGCAGGCGCTGTCGGTGCCCACGCAGGCGGTGTTCTTCGAGACGCCGTCGAACCCGATGCAATCGCTGGTCGACATCGCCGCCGTGGTCGAGATGTCGCACGCTGCCGGTGCAAAAGTGGTGCTGGACAACGTGTTCGCCACACCACTGCTGCAGCAGGGCTTTCCGCTCGGCGTCGACGTGGTGGTGTACTCCGGGACCAAGCACCTCGACGGGCAGGGCCGGGTGCTGGGCGGGGCGATCCTGGGCGACAAGGAATACATCGACGGCCCGGTGCAGAAACTGATGCGCCACACCGGCCCGGCGATCAGCGCCTTCAACGCCTGGATCCTGCTGAAAGGCCTTGAGACGCTGGCTGTTCGGGTCCACCACGCCAATGCCTCGGCCCAGCGTGTCGCCGAATTCCTCGACGGGCATCCCGCGGTGCGTTGGGTGCGCTACCCGTTCCTGCCGTCGCATCCGCAGCACGATCTGGCCAAGCGGCAGATGTCCGGTGGCGGCACCGTGGTCACCTTCGAACTCGACGCCCCGGAAAGCACGGCCAAGCAGCGGGCCTTCGACGTGCTGGACAAGCTGCAGCTGATCGACATCTCGAACAACCTGGGCGACGCGAAATCGCTTGTCACCCACCCGGCGACCACCACGCACCGGGCGATGGGCCCGGAAGGGCGGGCCGCGATCGGCCTGGGCGACGGCGTGGTCCGGATCTCCGTCGGGCTGGAGGACACCGAAGACCTGATCGCCGATCTCGATCGCGCGCTGGGCTAA
- a CDS encoding rhodanese-like domain-containing protein, with protein MTYAGDITPQQAWELLRENPDAVLVDVRTDAEWRFVGVPDLSGLGRDVVYIEWNRADGSRNQNFVDELLERVPARDDRPVVFLCRSGNRSIGAAEAATEVGITPSYNVLDGFEGHLDEAGHRGATGWRAIGLPWRQS; from the coding sequence ATGACTTACGCAGGAGATATCACGCCGCAGCAGGCTTGGGAGCTGCTGCGCGAGAACCCCGACGCGGTGCTGGTCGACGTTCGCACCGACGCCGAGTGGCGTTTCGTCGGCGTGCCCGACCTGTCCGGCCTCGGCCGTGACGTCGTCTACATCGAATGGAACCGCGCCGACGGTAGCCGCAACCAGAACTTCGTCGACGAACTGCTGGAACGGGTGCCGGCGCGTGACGACCGGCCCGTGGTATTCCTGTGCCGCTCCGGCAACCGCTCGATCGGTGCCGCCGAGGCCGCCACCGAGGTGGGCATCACGCCGTCCTACAACGTGCTCGACGGCTTCGAAGGACACCTCGACGAAGCGGGTCACCGCGGCGCAACCGGTTGGCGGGCAATCGGTTTGCCGTGGAGACAGTCATGA
- the purT gene encoding formate-dependent phosphoribosylglycinamide formyltransferase, whose product MTEEDEPAHGKHEQSSDDDSSRTTVMLLGAGEFSRELAIAFQRLGAEVIAAERYADAPAHRVADQSVVVRLTDTDELAAVIGRLQPNFVVTVTDVVAADALTAAAETGFAQVFPTARAARLTADREGLRRLAADELGLPTAPFWFAGSIDELRAVAEHAGYPLRIQPVAPAGDGESVIYGPFDLESAWRTAVSAGGPQAPKRVMAESVVEVDFHVTLLTVRSEGPKGPVVEFCSPIGHGQVSGEALESWQPQQMSRAALDVAKSIAARIVKALGGRGVFGVELMIRGDEVYFCDVSTRPYENGVVTLRSQRLSQFELQARAILGLPTDTIMISPAAAQVLFSSHESLDTGADNTGPIGGALTEALAVPESDVRIFGHHQSDERRRLGVAVVTAVDVPTARDRARQVATALRKVWQS is encoded by the coding sequence ATGACTGAGGAAGACGAGCCCGCCCACGGAAAACACGAACAGTCTTCCGACGACGACTCTTCGCGCACCACGGTGATGCTGCTGGGGGCGGGGGAGTTCAGCCGGGAACTGGCGATCGCCTTTCAGCGACTCGGCGCCGAGGTGATCGCGGCCGAGCGGTACGCCGACGCTCCCGCGCACCGGGTTGCCGACCAGTCGGTGGTGGTCCGGTTGACCGACACCGACGAGTTGGCGGCGGTTATCGGCCGGCTGCAGCCCAACTTTGTGGTGACGGTGACCGACGTGGTAGCCGCCGACGCGTTGACGGCAGCCGCCGAAACCGGGTTCGCGCAGGTGTTTCCGACGGCCCGCGCCGCCCGGCTCACCGCCGACCGGGAGGGCCTGCGCCGGCTGGCCGCCGACGAACTCGGGCTGCCCACCGCGCCGTTCTGGTTCGCGGGTTCAATCGACGAACTCCGCGCGGTCGCCGAGCACGCCGGATATCCGCTGCGGATCCAGCCGGTGGCGCCGGCCGGCGACGGTGAGTCGGTGATCTACGGGCCGTTCGATCTGGAGTCGGCGTGGCGGACCGCGGTGTCGGCCGGCGGCCCGCAGGCTCCCAAGCGGGTGATGGCCGAGAGCGTCGTCGAGGTCGACTTTCATGTGACCCTGCTCACGGTTCGCAGCGAAGGGCCGAAAGGCCCGGTGGTCGAATTCTGTTCGCCGATCGGCCACGGCCAGGTCAGCGGCGAGGCGCTGGAATCCTGGCAGCCGCAACAGATGAGCCGTGCCGCGCTGGACGTTGCCAAGTCGATCGCCGCGCGCATCGTCAAAGCGCTCGGCGGGCGCGGCGTGTTCGGGGTCGAGCTGATGATCCGCGGCGACGAGGTCTACTTCTGCGACGTCAGCACACGACCGTACGAGAACGGCGTGGTAACGCTGCGCAGCCAGCGACTTTCGCAGTTCGAGCTGCAGGCCCGGGCGATCCTGGGCTTGCCCACCGACACGATCATGATCTCGCCGGCCGCCGCTCAGGTGCTCTTCTCCAGCCACGAGTCCCTCGACACCGGCGCCGACAACACCGGCCCGATCGGCGGCGCGCTGACCGAGGCGCTGGCCGTGCCGGAAAGCGACGTGCGGATTTTCGGTCATCACCAGTCCGACGAGCGGCGCCGGCTGGGCGTGGCGGTCGTCACAGCAGTGGACGTGCCGACGGCGCGTGACCGGGCCCGGCAGGTGGCGACCGCTCTGCGGAAGGTCTGGCAGTCGTGA
- a CDS encoding PaaI family thioesterase, whose translation MSDRKRGEAGRRGSRTDQPQTEDPDYQHHGGFPRYEAAEPGPGFARFVAAMRRLQDLAVSTDPDDATWDSAAERAEELVKLLDPFQAPEGVAPAGRVPSMPGLGSLLMPPWTMTKFGPDGVEMRGEFSRFYVGGNMAVHGGVLPLVFDWMCGMVVVAAGRPISRTAFLHVDYRKITPIDTPLVVRGRIASTEGRKAFITGELRDPDDALLAESNALMLRLLPGQP comes from the coding sequence GTGAGCGATCGCAAGCGCGGCGAAGCCGGGCGCAGGGGGTCGCGAACCGACCAACCGCAGACAGAGGATCCCGACTACCAGCATCACGGCGGTTTTCCGCGCTACGAGGCCGCAGAGCCGGGTCCGGGATTCGCCAGGTTCGTCGCCGCGATGCGGCGCCTGCAGGACCTCGCGGTGTCCACCGACCCCGACGATGCCACCTGGGACAGCGCCGCCGAGCGCGCCGAGGAGCTGGTCAAGCTGCTGGACCCGTTCCAGGCGCCGGAGGGCGTCGCTCCCGCCGGACGCGTTCCGTCGATGCCCGGTCTGGGCAGCCTGTTGATGCCGCCGTGGACGATGACGAAGTTCGGCCCCGACGGTGTCGAAATGCGCGGCGAGTTCAGCCGGTTCTACGTCGGCGGCAACATGGCCGTACACGGCGGCGTCCTGCCCCTGGTGTTCGACTGGATGTGCGGGATGGTGGTGGTCGCCGCGGGCCGCCCGATCAGCCGGACCGCGTTCCTGCATGTCGACTACCGCAAGATCACCCCGATCGACACCCCGCTGGTGGTGCGGGGGCGCATCGCCTCCACCGAAGGCCGCAAAGCGTTCATCACGGGCGAACTGCGCGACCCCGACGACGCGCTGTTGGCCGAATCCAATGCGCTGATGCTGCGATTGCTGCCCGGCCAGCCCTAA
- a CDS encoding adenylosuccinate synthase, producing the protein MPAIVLIGAQWGDEGKGKATDLLGGRVQWVVRYQGGNNAGHTVVLPTGENFALHLIPSGVLTPGVTNVIGNGVVVDPGVLLDELKGLEDRGVDTSRLLISADAHLLMPYHVAIDKVTERYMGSKKIGTTGRGIGPCYQDKIARIGIRVADVLDPDQLAHKIKAALEFKNQVLVKIYNRKALEPQHVVETLLEQAESFKHRIADTRLLLNAALERGETVLLEGSQGTLLDVDHGTYPYVTSSNPTAGGAAVGSGIGPTRITTVLGILKAYTTRVGSGPFPTELFDENGEYLSKTGGEFGVTTGRRRRCGWFDAVIARYATRVNGITDFFLTKLDVLSSLETVPVCVGYTIDGKHLHDMPMTQSELARAEPVYEELPGWWEDISHARTFDELPAKARDYVLRLEELAGAHISCIGVGPGRDQTIVRRDVLAASP; encoded by the coding sequence ATGCCGGCAATCGTCCTGATCGGCGCCCAATGGGGCGACGAGGGCAAAGGCAAGGCCACCGATCTACTCGGGGGCCGCGTGCAGTGGGTTGTGCGATACCAAGGCGGCAACAACGCCGGCCACACGGTTGTCTTGCCCACCGGCGAGAACTTCGCGCTGCACCTCATCCCGTCAGGTGTGCTGACCCCGGGCGTTACCAACGTCATCGGCAACGGCGTGGTGGTCGACCCCGGTGTGCTGCTCGACGAGCTCAAGGGCCTCGAGGACCGCGGCGTGGACACCTCCCGGTTGCTGATCTCCGCGGACGCACATTTGCTGATGCCCTACCACGTCGCCATCGACAAGGTGACCGAGCGCTACATGGGCAGCAAGAAGATCGGCACCACAGGCCGGGGGATCGGGCCGTGCTACCAGGACAAGATCGCCCGCATCGGCATCCGGGTCGCCGACGTGCTCGACCCCGACCAGTTGGCCCACAAGATCAAGGCCGCGCTGGAGTTCAAGAACCAGGTGCTGGTCAAGATCTACAACCGCAAGGCGCTCGAGCCGCAGCACGTGGTGGAAACCCTTCTGGAACAGGCCGAGAGTTTCAAGCACCGCATCGCCGACACCCGGCTGCTGCTCAACGCGGCTCTCGAACGCGGCGAGACTGTGTTGCTGGAGGGCTCGCAGGGAACCCTGCTCGACGTCGACCACGGCACGTATCCGTACGTGACGTCGTCGAATCCGACCGCGGGCGGCGCGGCCGTCGGCTCCGGTATCGGCCCCACCCGGATCACCACGGTGCTGGGAATCCTCAAGGCCTACACCACCCGGGTCGGCTCCGGCCCGTTCCCCACCGAACTGTTCGACGAGAACGGCGAGTACCTGTCCAAGACGGGCGGCGAGTTCGGCGTGACGACGGGCCGGCGCCGGCGCTGCGGCTGGTTCGACGCCGTCATCGCCCGGTACGCCACCCGGGTCAACGGCATCACCGACTTCTTCCTGACCAAGCTCGACGTGTTGTCCAGCCTGGAAACCGTTCCGGTGTGCGTCGGCTACACCATCGACGGCAAACACCTCCACGACATGCCGATGACCCAGAGCGAGCTGGCCCGCGCCGAGCCGGTCTACGAGGAACTGCCCGGCTGGTGGGAGGACATCTCGCACGCCCGGACATTCGACGAGTTGCCGGCCAAAGCGCGCGACTACGTGCTAAGGCTCGAAGAGCTTGCGGGAGCACATATTTCGTGCATCGGAGTCGGCCCGGGCCGAGACCAGACCATCGTGCGCCGCGACGTGCTGGCGGCTTCGCCGTGA
- a CDS encoding peptidase M50, with protein MPRSLRALPVVDDVEAAEFQRLIVVGADADLAAVLTGLLRAGRLDVEVAFVSRRRSAATGAYRLPTGWRAARRARGGAAQRVPLIRDETGSVIVGAAEWRPSGDAPQLHGEAVVDDTTLFDGDVTAVRIEPTAALPGLRARVAGGRWVTGRAAQLGTTGATVIRDGVPAARPVRRSTFYRHVEGWLLVR; from the coding sequence TTGCCTCGTTCGCTGAGGGCGTTGCCGGTCGTCGACGACGTCGAGGCCGCCGAGTTCCAGCGGCTGATCGTGGTCGGCGCGGACGCGGACCTGGCCGCGGTGCTGACCGGGTTGCTGCGCGCCGGACGGCTTGATGTCGAGGTGGCCTTCGTGTCGCGGCGGCGCAGCGCGGCTACCGGGGCCTACCGCCTTCCGACCGGGTGGCGAGCGGCCCGTCGGGCGCGGGGCGGCGCTGCGCAGCGGGTGCCGCTGATCCGCGACGAGACCGGCTCGGTGATCGTCGGAGCAGCCGAATGGCGGCCCAGTGGCGACGCGCCGCAGCTGCACGGCGAGGCGGTGGTCGACGACACCACGCTCTTCGACGGCGACGTCACCGCGGTGCGAATCGAGCCGACGGCGGCGCTGCCCGGGCTGCGCGCGCGGGTGGCCGGCGGGCGCTGGGTGACGGGCCGCGCCGCCCAATTGGGCACCACCGGCGCGACCGTAATCCGCGACGGCGTCCCGGCCGCCCGGCCGGTGCGGCGCTCGACCTTCTACCGGCACGTCGAAGGCTGGCTGCTGGTCCGATAG
- a CDS encoding site-2 protease family protein: protein MSIRGAHQSVRPSPIFLAIVGLTVVGGVLAWLAGPKFDITARIGVFILVIAGWLVSLCVHEFGHAVTAWRFGDHDVAVRGYLTLDPRKYSNPGLSLGLPMLFIALGGIGLPGAAVYIRTSFMTARQRTLVSLAGPAANLALAVLLLASTRLLYDPTHPVLWAGVAFLGFLQVTAVLLNLLPIPGLDGYGALEPHLSPENQRALEPFKPWGFLILLVLLITPLLNQWFFGIVYRFFELSGVPGLLAQLGGQLTRFWSAWT from the coding sequence GTGAGCATCCGCGGCGCGCATCAATCAGTGCGACCCAGCCCGATCTTCCTGGCCATCGTCGGGTTGACCGTGGTGGGTGGCGTCCTGGCCTGGCTGGCCGGGCCGAAATTCGACATTACCGCCCGGATCGGCGTCTTCATCCTGGTGATCGCCGGCTGGTTGGTGTCGCTGTGTGTGCACGAGTTCGGCCACGCCGTCACCGCTTGGCGGTTCGGCGACCATGACGTCGCCGTCCGCGGCTACCTGACCCTGGACCCCCGCAAATACAGCAATCCGGGCCTATCGCTGGGTCTGCCGATGCTGTTCATCGCGCTGGGGGGCATCGGGCTGCCCGGCGCCGCGGTCTACATACGGACCTCGTTCATGACGGCCAGGCAGCGCACGTTGGTCAGCCTGGCCGGACCGGCGGCCAACCTGGCGCTGGCCGTGCTGCTGCTCGCGTCGACCCGGCTGCTGTACGACCCCACGCACCCGGTGTTGTGGGCCGGCGTCGCGTTCTTGGGCTTCCTGCAGGTCACCGCGGTATTGCTGAACCTGCTGCCAATCCCCGGCCTGGATGGCTACGGCGCGCTGGAACCGCACCTGAGCCCGGAGAACCAGCGCGCGCTCGAGCCGTTCAAGCCGTGGGGCTTCCTGATCCTGCTGGTGCTGCTGATCACGCCGCTGCTCAACCAGTGGTTTTTCGGCATCGTGTACCGGTTCTTCGAGCTGTCCGGTGTGCCCGGTCTGCTGGCGCAGCTCGGCGGCCAGTTGACCCGGTTCTGGAGCGCCTGGACCTAG
- a CDS encoding cation diffusion facilitator family transporter, producing MRNYAYIVVMSRVARMLVAAALLSAFFLVEVTTALAIGSIALLADAGHILTDVVAAFMGLTAVTLARRGSAASRRTYGWHRAEVFTAVANAALLIGVAGFIGYEAIRRLDDAPAIPGVPMVAVALAGLATNAVVALLLRSHASQSLAVKGAYLEVVADMVGSIGVLIAGLVTATTHWPYADMVVAVVVALWVVPRAVALAGGALRILSETSPRHIDVEELRAALAAVDGVTDVHDLHVWTLAPGKDMATAHLTSRGDSARVLDDARAVLAGRGLAHATVQVEQTSACSAGC from the coding sequence ATGCGTAACTACGCATATATTGTGGTCATGTCCCGGGTCGCCCGCATGCTGGTCGCAGCGGCACTGCTGAGCGCGTTTTTCCTTGTCGAGGTAACTACTGCGTTGGCGATCGGCTCGATCGCGCTGCTGGCCGACGCCGGCCACATCCTGACCGACGTGGTGGCCGCATTCATGGGGCTGACGGCGGTGACGTTGGCCCGTCGCGGCAGCGCGGCATCGCGCCGCACTTACGGCTGGCATCGCGCGGAAGTGTTCACCGCGGTGGCCAACGCGGCGCTACTGATCGGGGTCGCCGGGTTCATCGGCTACGAAGCGATCCGGCGGCTCGACGACGCCCCCGCCATCCCCGGTGTGCCGATGGTCGCGGTGGCGCTCGCGGGTCTGGCCACCAATGCCGTGGTGGCGTTGCTGCTGCGCTCGCACGCATCGCAGAGCCTGGCCGTGAAGGGCGCGTACCTGGAGGTCGTCGCCGACATGGTCGGCAGCATCGGGGTGCTGATCGCCGGGCTGGTCACCGCCACCACCCACTGGCCGTACGCCGACATGGTGGTCGCCGTCGTCGTCGCGCTGTGGGTGGTGCCGCGGGCGGTCGCGCTGGCCGGCGGCGCGCTGCGGATCCTGTCCGAGACGTCGCCCCGCCATATCGACGTCGAGGAGCTGCGGGCGGCGCTGGCGGCGGTCGACGGCGTAACCGACGTCCACGACCTGCACGTGTGGACGCTGGCGCCGGGCAAGGACATGGCGACTGCGCACCTGACCAGCCGCGGCGACTCGGCTCGGGTGCTCGACGACGCCCGTGCGGTGTTGGCCGGCCGCGGACTGGCGCACGCCACTGTCCAGGTCGAACAGACGAGTGCCTGCTCGGCCGGCTGTTAG
- a CDS encoding DUF3151 domain-containing protein gives MAPMRDLLGPDPILLPGDPDAEAELLADEKPAIVAAAHPSASVAWAVLAEEALADDKAITAYAYARTGYHRGLDQLRRNGWKGFGPVPYSHEPNRGFLRCVAALARAADAIGETDEYQRCLDLLDDCDPAARAELGLS, from the coding sequence ATGGCACCAATGCGCGATCTTTTGGGACCGGATCCGATCTTGCTGCCCGGCGATCCCGACGCCGAAGCCGAGTTGCTCGCCGACGAGAAACCGGCCATCGTCGCTGCCGCGCACCCCTCGGCGTCGGTGGCCTGGGCCGTGCTGGCCGAAGAAGCGTTGGCCGACGACAAGGCCATCACGGCCTACGCCTACGCCCGTACCGGCTATCACCGCGGGCTGGACCAGCTGCGGCGCAACGGGTGGAAGGGCTTCGGCCCGGTGCCTTACTCACATGAGCCCAACCGGGGATTCCTGCGCTGCGTGGCCGCGCTGGCCCGCGCCGCCGACGCGATCGGCGAGACCGACGAGTATCAGCGCTGCCTGGATCTGCTCGACGACTGCGACCCGGCCGCGCGCGCGGAACTCGGCTTGAGCTAA
- a CDS encoding Rv0361 family membrane protein produces the protein MPNPSGPDRDDKPNAAGFDPDAEVADPAAGQADPDDEVTEAYRTAPSDAEPATEVIAKREGERDAGKPQFQRGERRFTAPGFDAKETAVIATSPEPATEVFQTGESATGPGRAMPRAAMPQLIPPRIGAKLRPSSQRSWGWVLALILIILALAAVAVLGTVVLTHGNKKKHASQEDQVRSTIQSFDAAVQKGDLATLRGITCGNIRDGYVNYDEQAWQDTYQRVAAARQYPVVASIDQVVVDDGHAEANVTAFMAYAPQTRSTRSFDLQFRDDQWKICQATTG, from the coding sequence ATGCCCAATCCATCGGGGCCCGACCGCGACGACAAGCCCAACGCGGCTGGATTCGATCCAGACGCCGAGGTCGCCGACCCCGCCGCCGGGCAGGCTGATCCCGACGACGAGGTGACCGAGGCGTACCGCACGGCGCCCTCGGACGCCGAGCCCGCCACCGAGGTGATCGCCAAGCGCGAAGGCGAGCGCGACGCTGGAAAACCGCAGTTCCAGCGCGGCGAACGTCGCTTCACCGCACCGGGTTTCGACGCCAAGGAGACCGCGGTGATCGCCACTTCCCCGGAGCCGGCCACCGAGGTGTTCCAGACCGGCGAGTCAGCGACGGGACCGGGCCGGGCTATGCCGAGAGCCGCTATGCCGCAACTGATTCCGCCCCGGATCGGCGCGAAGCTGCGGCCGTCCAGCCAGCGCAGCTGGGGGTGGGTGCTGGCGCTGATCCTGATCATCCTGGCGTTGGCGGCGGTCGCGGTGCTGGGCACGGTGGTGCTGACACACGGCAACAAAAAGAAGCACGCCTCGCAGGAGGACCAGGTCCGCAGCACCATCCAAAGTTTCGACGCCGCAGTGCAAAAAGGCGACCTTGCCACGCTGCGCGGCATCACCTGCGGCAACATCCGCGACGGTTACGTGAACTACGACGAGCAGGCCTGGCAGGACACCTACCAGCGCGTCGCGGCGGCCAGGCAGTATCCGGTGGTCGCCAGCATCGACCAGGTGGTCGTCGACGACGGACACGCCGAAGCCAACGTCACCGCATTCATGGCCTATGCGCCGCAGACCCGCTCGACTCGCAGCTTCGACCTGCAATTCCGCGACGACCAGTGGAAGATCTGCCAGGCCACCACCGGTTAG
- the fbaA gene encoding class II fructose-bisphosphate aldolase, translated as MPIATPEVYAEMLRRAKENSYAFPAINCTSSETVNAAIKGFADAGSDGIIQFSTGGAEFASGLGVKNMVTGAVALAEFTHVIADKYPVNVALHTDHCPKDKLDGYVRPLLAISSERVSAGKNPLFQSHMWDGSAVPIDENLDIARQLLKEAAAAKIILEIEIGVVGGEEDGVANEINEKLYTTPEDFEKTIDALGHGEHGKYLLAATFGNVHGVYKPGNVKLRPDILAQGQKVAAAKLGLSDGAKPFDFVFHGGSGSEKSEIEEALRYGVVKMNVDTDTQYAFTRPVAAHMFTNYDGVLKIDGEVGRKKDYDPRSYLKKAEAAMTERVIEACNDLHCAGKSLTA; from the coding sequence ATGCCCATCGCAACGCCCGAGGTCTACGCCGAGATGCTGCGACGTGCCAAGGAGAATTCGTACGCCTTCCCGGCCATCAACTGCACGTCCTCGGAGACGGTCAACGCCGCGATCAAAGGGTTTGCCGACGCCGGCAGCGACGGCATCATCCAGTTCTCCACCGGTGGCGCCGAGTTCGCCTCCGGGCTGGGAGTGAAGAACATGGTGACCGGCGCGGTGGCGCTGGCCGAGTTCACCCACGTCATCGCCGACAAATACCCGGTCAACGTCGCGCTGCACACCGACCACTGTCCGAAGGACAAGCTGGACGGCTACGTGCGGCCGCTGCTGGCGATCTCGTCCGAGCGGGTGTCGGCGGGCAAGAATCCGCTGTTTCAGTCGCACATGTGGGACGGCTCGGCGGTGCCGATCGACGAGAACCTCGACATCGCCCGTCAACTGCTCAAGGAGGCGGCCGCCGCCAAGATCATTCTGGAGATCGAGATCGGCGTGGTCGGCGGTGAAGAGGACGGCGTGGCCAACGAGATCAACGAGAAGCTCTACACCACGCCGGAGGACTTCGAGAAAACCATCGACGCGCTGGGCCACGGCGAGCACGGCAAGTACCTGCTGGCGGCGACATTCGGCAACGTGCACGGCGTCTACAAGCCCGGCAACGTCAAGTTGCGCCCCGACATCCTGGCCCAGGGCCAGAAGGTGGCTGCGGCCAAGCTCGGATTGTCCGACGGCGCAAAGCCGTTCGACTTCGTGTTCCACGGCGGCTCGGGTTCGGAGAAGTCGGAGATCGAGGAGGCGTTGCGCTACGGCGTCGTGAAGATGAACGTCGACACCGACACCCAGTACGCGTTCACCCGCCCGGTCGCCGCGCACATGTTCACCAACTACGACGGCGTGCTCAAGATCGACGGCGAGGTGGGCCGCAAGAAGGACTACGACCCGCGCAGCTACCTGAAGAAGGCCGAGGCGGCGATGACCGAGCGGGTCATCGAGGCGTGCAACGACCTGCACTGCGCCGGAAAGTCGCTAACGGCCTAA
- a CDS encoding VTT domain-containing protein — protein sequence MTTSLVALPDLLDPMYWLGAHGVFGHAVLPGILLIVFIETGLLFPLLPGESLLFTGGLLAASANPPVSIEVLAVCVAVVAVLGDQTGYFIGRRIGPALFKKEDSRFFKKHYVTESHAFFEKYGPMAIILARFMPFVRTFTPVVAGVSYMRYPLFLGFDIVGGIAWGAGATLAGYFLGNVSFVHQNLEKIILGILFVSMLPAFISAGRVWLNRRRAAAEPEERLPVAE from the coding sequence ATGACTACCAGCCTGGTCGCGTTGCCCGACCTACTCGACCCGATGTACTGGTTGGGCGCCCACGGGGTGTTCGGCCACGCGGTGCTGCCCGGCATCCTGTTGATCGTCTTCATCGAGACCGGGCTGCTGTTCCCGTTGCTGCCCGGCGAGTCGCTGCTGTTCACCGGCGGGCTGCTCGCGGCCAGCGCCAACCCTCCGGTCAGCATCGAGGTGCTCGCCGTCTGCGTCGCGGTGGTCGCGGTGCTCGGCGACCAGACCGGGTACTTCATCGGGCGGCGAATCGGCCCGGCGCTGTTCAAGAAGGAAGACTCCCGCTTCTTCAAGAAGCACTACGTCACCGAATCGCACGCCTTCTTCGAGAAGTACGGGCCGATGGCGATCATCCTGGCCCGCTTCATGCCGTTCGTGCGGACGTTCACCCCGGTGGTCGCCGGGGTGTCCTATATGCGCTACCCGCTGTTCCTCGGCTTCGACATCGTCGGCGGTATCGCGTGGGGCGCGGGTGCGACGCTGGCCGGCTATTTCCTCGGCAACGTCAGCTTCGTGCACCAGAACCTGGAAAAGATCATCCTGGGAATCTTGTTCGTGTCGATGTTGCCTGCGTTTATCTCGGCGGGGCGGGTGTGGCTGAACAGGCGCCGCGCAGCGGCCGAGCCCGAAGAGCGGCTACCGGTGGCGGAGTGA